A single genomic interval of Adhaeribacter pallidiroseus harbors:
- a CDS encoding 3-keto-disaccharide hydrolase codes for MINLKLCILTGSVVFSLWGTGFAQPSASKSAATAGTVNTLSATEKKQGWQLLFDGKTTNGWRGAHRETFPTQGWQVKNNELMVLPADGAESQNGGDIVTQAEYGNFELTLEAKLTKGANSGVKYFVTEKEPPHPGSAIGLEYQILDDDRHPDAKMGKNGNRTISSLYDLIPAKNKKAKPIGEWNQVRIVSKNNHVEHWLNGTKVVEFTRASPEYRALVAESKYKNYPNFGEAATGHILLQDHGNTVYYRNIKIRKI; via the coding sequence ATGATAAATTTAAAATTATGTATTCTTACTGGTTCAGTTGTTTTCAGCTTATGGGGTACTGGTTTCGCCCAGCCAAGCGCAAGTAAAAGTGCAGCCACTGCCGGCACCGTAAATACCTTATCTGCCACCGAAAAAAAGCAAGGCTGGCAGTTACTCTTCGATGGTAAAACTACCAACGGCTGGCGCGGCGCGCATCGCGAAACTTTCCCGACGCAAGGCTGGCAGGTAAAAAACAACGAGTTAATGGTGCTGCCGGCCGACGGTGCAGAATCGCAGAACGGCGGCGATATTGTAACCCAAGCAGAATACGGCAACTTTGAATTAACCCTCGAAGCTAAATTGACCAAAGGCGCCAACAGCGGCGTAAAATATTTTGTTACCGAAAAAGAACCCCCGCATCCCGGCTCGGCTATTGGCCTGGAATATCAGATCCTCGACGACGATCGCCACCCCGATGCTAAAATGGGTAAAAACGGCAACCGCACCATTAGCTCGTTATACGACTTAATTCCGGCTAAAAACAAAAAAGCTAAACCCATTGGCGAGTGGAACCAGGTGCGTATTGTATCGAAAAACAACCATGTGGAACATTGGCTGAACGGCACCAAAGTAGTAGAATTTACCCGCGCCAGTCCGGAATACCGGGCCTTGGTGGCCGAAAGTAAATATAAAAACTACCCCAACTTTGGCGAGGCCGCCACGGGGCACATCCTCTTGCAGGACCACGGAAATACCGTGTATTACCGGAACATTAAAATCAGAAAAATTTAA
- a CDS encoding sugar phosphate isomerase/epimerase family protein gives MSKEISRRNFLTQMGLAAAALPLAAFSSHALATALAQSGIKLGYSAITWGGNDLQAIKEISSLGFTGIQLRANAYQEYGQKPEILKKILDDAKLELAMLSSGNANINTGNDEAEISRHVAHAKFVKALGGKYIQVTNSSRPKSGTPAKEDLIKYGKLLTEVGKRTQPLGVQTTYHNHMHQLGETPEEVDVIMQTADPKYVRLLLDIGHYQQGGGDPAKAIRQYKSQLKALHIKDVRDKNAMDPSRSYQFVELGQGKVNLPQVFAALKEVKFNGYAIVELDAVPEKGRTPLESGQIGRDYLKNNLKFSI, from the coding sequence ATGTCTAAAGAAATATCCCGCCGAAACTTTCTCACGCAAATGGGTCTTGCCGCTGCGGCTTTGCCATTGGCGGCTTTCTCGTCCCACGCTTTAGCAACTGCTTTAGCCCAAAGTGGCATCAAGCTAGGCTACTCGGCCATTACCTGGGGCGGTAACGATCTGCAAGCTATTAAAGAAATTTCGTCGCTGGGTTTTACGGGTATCCAGTTGCGGGCCAATGCTTACCAGGAGTACGGCCAAAAGCCAGAAATACTTAAAAAGATTCTGGACGACGCAAAGTTGGAATTAGCCATGCTTTCGAGCGGCAACGCCAATATTAATACCGGTAACGACGAAGCCGAAATCAGCAGGCACGTAGCGCACGCTAAGTTCGTGAAAGCCCTGGGTGGTAAATACATTCAGGTAACTAATTCTTCGCGGCCCAAATCCGGTACTCCCGCCAAAGAAGACTTAATAAAATACGGTAAACTACTCACCGAAGTAGGCAAGCGTACCCAACCTTTAGGGGTACAAACCACTTACCACAACCACATGCACCAGCTCGGCGAAACGCCCGAGGAAGTGGACGTGATTATGCAAACCGCCGATCCCAAATACGTGCGTTTATTGTTGGATATTGGCCATTACCAGCAAGGTGGGGGCGATCCGGCCAAAGCGATCCGGCAGTACAAAAGCCAACTCAAAGCCTTGCACATAAAAGACGTGCGCGATAAAAACGCCATGGATCCCAGCCGGTCGTACCAGTTCGTGGAGCTAGGGCAAGGAAAAGTAAACCTGCCGCAGGTTTTTGCCGCCTTAAAAGAAGTTAAATTTAACGGTTACGCCATTGTGGAACTGGACGCCGTACCCGAAAAAGGCCGTACGCCTTTGGAAAGCGGCCAGATCGGGCGCGATTATTTAAAAAATAATTTAAAGTTTAGTATCTGA